A portion of the Streptomyces platensis genome contains these proteins:
- a CDS encoding PucR family transcriptional regulator, protein MVTAVRSAWREVPPYQVRQFAARALEEVPTLAQDILREIRHAYPQLPLVPDEFGEPRALVGIRQSLEHFVAHLTAGPDRPHVHPRVFQEFGRGEGLQGRSLDVLQAVYRLGVRLAWRRLAEIGQQVAIPAPAMYELAESGYEYLDGLVAESVRGYAEAAARQAGERLRLQRRLMEQLFTGPARRRRGAGTADGVPPALAERAAALGWTLPRRVAVAVLLRPAREAVAPAVAPDVLLDMESERPRMVVPEPDAPGRRELLARAAAGWSGAIGPAVPLLDAAKSLRWAGAAVDLTERGLLPAGELLQCTEHTEALVLLPPEELIEDLTRRRLAPLDSCGPAHGRRLAETLLAWLETRGGAPEVAARLGVHPQTVRYRLRQIRELWGAEIDDPDRRFELELVLRARRLRGDLS, encoded by the coding sequence ATGGTGACGGCCGTCCGCTCGGCCTGGCGGGAGGTCCCGCCCTACCAGGTACGGCAGTTCGCCGCCCGGGCACTGGAGGAGGTGCCGACCCTCGCCCAGGACATCCTCCGGGAGATCCGTCACGCCTACCCCCAACTCCCCCTGGTCCCGGATGAGTTCGGGGAACCCCGGGCGCTGGTGGGCATCCGCCAGTCGCTGGAGCACTTCGTCGCGCATCTGACGGCCGGCCCGGACCGGCCGCATGTGCACCCGCGGGTCTTCCAGGAGTTCGGCCGTGGCGAGGGCCTCCAGGGCCGCAGCCTGGACGTGCTCCAGGCCGTCTACCGGCTGGGCGTCCGGCTGGCCTGGCGGCGGCTCGCCGAGATCGGCCAGCAGGTCGCGATCCCGGCACCCGCGATGTACGAGCTCGCCGAGTCCGGCTACGAGTATCTGGACGGGCTGGTCGCCGAATCCGTACGCGGCTACGCCGAGGCCGCCGCCCGCCAGGCCGGTGAACGGCTGCGGCTGCAACGGCGCCTGATGGAGCAGCTGTTCACGGGCCCGGCAAGGCGGCGGCGCGGCGCCGGGACGGCGGACGGGGTGCCGCCGGCTCTCGCCGAGCGCGCCGCCGCGCTCGGCTGGACGCTGCCCCGGCGGGTCGCGGTCGCGGTCCTGCTGCGCCCGGCCCGGGAGGCGGTCGCGCCCGCCGTCGCCCCGGACGTCCTGCTGGACATGGAGAGCGAACGGCCGCGGATGGTGGTGCCCGAGCCGGACGCCCCCGGACGGCGGGAGCTGCTGGCCCGCGCGGCGGCCGGCTGGTCCGGCGCGATCGGTCCCGCCGTACCACTGCTGGACGCCGCCAAATCGCTGCGCTGGGCCGGGGCCGCGGTCGATCTGACCGAGCGCGGACTGCTGCCCGCGGGCGAGCTGCTCCAGTGCACCGAGCACACCGAGGCGCTGGTCCTGCTGCCGCCGGAGGAGCTGATCGAGGACCTCACCCGCCGCCGCCTCGCCCCCCTGGACAGCTGCGGACCCGCCCACGGCCGGCGGCTCGCGGAGACCCTGCTCGCCTGGCTGGAGACCCGCGGCGGCGCCCCCGAGGTCGCCGCCCGGCTCGGCGTCCATCCGCAGACCGTGCGCTACCGGCTGCGTCAGATAAGGGAGTTGTGGGGCGCGGAGATCGATGACCCGGACCGCCGCTTCGAACTGGAGCTGGTCTTACGGGCCCGGCGGCTGCGCGGCGACCTCAGCTGA
- a CDS encoding DUF3068 domain-containing protein: MPVSGKPAASPTTATAAPPLSLAVLGLGVFLLVLAPLLAWYVTPRAKVTPVDVDVTTVFTGDGSYFDTAALKTRDHRRITITRHVLGDVAASEKSGRAVWDVSTTVDTPQTLALKDPRRAFQWTTERWVTDRHSNAPVHCCGEAPTRFDGDAYLKFPFDVRKTGYRWWDNTLGAAVPLRFAGTRAVQGFQGYRFTGTVPPTRTGSRQVPGRLVGRPEQGQIQAEEWYANSGVELVVEPHTGRIMDAVISPVKTLRAPGARRTAVTLLRGERLRFTPATQRAQVRLAKADRDKLVLVGRTLPVTAAAAGAVLVPAGVVWVVRGRRTTGRS; this comes from the coding sequence ATGCCCGTATCCGGCAAGCCCGCCGCCTCCCCCACCACGGCCACCGCCGCCCCGCCCCTGTCACTCGCCGTCCTCGGTCTCGGCGTCTTTCTGCTGGTCCTGGCGCCCCTGCTGGCCTGGTACGTCACGCCACGGGCCAAGGTCACGCCGGTCGATGTCGATGTCACCACCGTCTTCACCGGCGACGGCAGCTACTTCGACACCGCCGCGCTGAAGACCAGGGACCACCGGCGGATCACCATCACCCGCCACGTACTGGGCGATGTCGCGGCGAGCGAGAAGAGCGGGCGGGCGGTGTGGGACGTCTCCACCACGGTCGACACCCCGCAGACGCTCGCCCTGAAGGACCCGCGCCGCGCCTTCCAGTGGACCACCGAGCGCTGGGTCACCGACCGGCACAGCAATGCGCCGGTGCACTGCTGCGGGGAGGCCCCGACCCGGTTCGACGGCGATGCCTACCTCAAGTTCCCCTTCGATGTGCGGAAGACGGGCTACCGCTGGTGGGACAACACCCTGGGAGCCGCCGTCCCGCTCCGCTTCGCCGGTACGCGGGCGGTCCAGGGCTTCCAGGGCTACCGCTTCACCGGGACCGTGCCGCCCACCCGGACCGGCAGCCGGCAGGTCCCCGGACGGCTCGTCGGACGGCCGGAGCAGGGCCAGATCCAGGCCGAGGAGTGGTACGCCAACTCCGGTGTCGAGCTGGTCGTCGAGCCGCACACCGGCCGGATCATGGATGCCGTGATCTCGCCGGTCAAGACGCTGCGCGCACCCGGTGCCCGGCGTACCGCGGTGACGCTGCTGCGCGGCGAGCGGTTGCGGTTCACGCCCGCGACGCAGCGGGCGCAGGTGCGGCTGGCGAAGGCGGACCGCGACAAGCTGGTGCTGGTCGGCCGGACGCTGCCGGTCACGGCCGCGGCGGCGGGCGCGGTGCTCGTACCGGCCGGGGTGGTGTGGGTGGTGCGCGGGCGGCGGACGACCGGCCGGTCCTGA
- a CDS encoding glycosyltransferase family 4 protein — translation MPPYAHPSPPPAAPAPSASGPPGSGPPPLPRRIVFLARRDLGNPAAGGSELLVDRIAEGLSAHGHQVTLLCGGPPSAGLPGRGGAPTRGYRVVSAGGDAGHFLRVPRQLARRVGPCDLLVEVCNGMPYLAPLWHRGPTLCLVNHVHTDLWRLRCPGPAARLGRRLEHWALAGAHRRDLMVAVSGSTASALRGLGVDAERIRLVYNGVAEPGPPTPKAPEPLFLAMGRLVEYKRIDLLLRLWERVRPVTGGRLVIVGDGPERARLAAMAGPGVTFTGHVSEERKHQLLCSAWLLLHPSLVEGWGLVVMEAAARRTPAVGFDIPGLRDSVEDGTTGLLARGESAFAAHWCTLALSARRRDALGRAAERRAARFRWSHTVQSFRAVAAEAALDPLPRR, via the coding sequence ATGCCCCCGTACGCACACCCGTCCCCGCCCCCCGCAGCGCCCGCCCCCTCGGCGTCCGGGCCACCCGGCTCGGGGCCGCCGCCGCTGCCGCGCCGGATCGTCTTCCTCGCCCGCCGCGATCTGGGCAACCCCGCGGCCGGCGGCTCCGAGCTGCTGGTCGACCGGATCGCCGAGGGGCTCAGCGCCCACGGGCACCAGGTCACCCTGCTGTGCGGCGGGCCGCCGTCCGCCGGGCTCCCGGGCCGGGGCGGTGCCCCCACGCGCGGCTACCGGGTGGTGTCCGCGGGCGGCGACGCCGGTCACTTCCTGCGCGTGCCCCGCCAGCTGGCGCGCCGGGTCGGGCCCTGCGATCTGCTGGTCGAGGTCTGCAACGGGATGCCGTACCTGGCGCCGCTGTGGCACCGCGGCCCCACACTGTGCCTGGTCAACCATGTCCATACGGACCTGTGGCGGCTGCGCTGCCCGGGGCCCGCAGCGCGGCTCGGCCGCCGCCTGGAGCACTGGGCGCTGGCCGGTGCGCACCGCCGCGATCTGATGGTGGCGGTCTCCGGCTCGACGGCGTCCGCGCTGCGCGGCCTCGGGGTCGACGCGGAGCGGATCCGCCTGGTGTACAACGGCGTGGCGGAGCCCGGCCCGCCGACCCCCAAGGCGCCGGAACCGCTGTTCCTGGCCATGGGGCGGCTCGTCGAGTACAAGCGCATCGATCTGCTTCTGCGGCTGTGGGAGCGGGTCCGGCCGGTGACCGGCGGCCGGCTGGTGATCGTCGGCGACGGCCCGGAGCGCGCCCGGCTGGCCGCGATGGCCGGGCCCGGCGTCACCTTCACCGGCCATGTCTCCGAAGAACGCAAGCATCAACTGCTGTGCTCCGCCTGGCTGTTGCTGCACCCCTCGCTCGTCGAGGGCTGGGGGCTGGTGGTGATGGAGGCCGCCGCCCGCCGCACCCCGGCCGTCGGCTTCGACATCCCGGGCCTGCGGGACTCCGTCGAGGACGGCACGACGGGGCTGCTGGCCCGCGGTGAGAGCGCGTTCGCCGCGCACTGGTGCACCCTCGCGCTCAGCGCCCGGCGCCGCGACGCCCTGGGCCGCGCCGCCGAACGGCGCGCCGCCCGCTTCCGGTGGAGCCATACGGTGCAGAGCTTCCGGGCGGTCGCCGCGGAGGCCGCCCTCGACCCGCTCCCCAGGCGGTGA
- a CDS encoding class I SAM-dependent methyltransferase — translation MRDPSLRRSAALFRAFLRERTDPGHCYRLLARDAADQIERYAPLRGAVVADVGGGSGHFTAEFRRRGARAWLFEPDAAELTAHGPPIEGAVLADGYLLPLADGAVDICFSSNVLEHVADPQIFLSELIRVTRPGGLIYVAFTNWFSPWGGHETAPWHYLGAERARARYRRRTGQAAKHTLGVNLFAVHIGRTLRQVRARDDIAVVTARSRYAPFLAEAIPRLPGVREVATWNLLLILRRLP, via the coding sequence GTGCGCGACCCCTCGCTGCGCAGGTCCGCCGCCCTGTTCCGGGCCTTTCTGCGGGAGCGGACCGACCCCGGGCACTGCTACCGGCTGCTCGCCCGGGACGCCGCCGACCAGATCGAACGGTACGCCCCGCTGCGGGGCGCGGTGGTCGCCGATGTCGGCGGCGGCAGCGGCCACTTCACCGCGGAGTTCCGCCGCCGCGGCGCCCGGGCCTGGCTCTTCGAACCCGATGCGGCGGAGCTGACCGCCCACGGCCCGCCGATCGAGGGCGCGGTGCTCGCCGACGGCTATCTGCTGCCGCTCGCCGACGGCGCCGTCGACATCTGCTTCTCCTCCAACGTCCTGGAGCATGTCGCCGACCCGCAGATCTTCCTGAGCGAGCTGATCCGGGTCACCCGCCCCGGCGGGCTGATCTATGTCGCCTTCACCAACTGGTTCTCCCCCTGGGGTGGCCACGAGACCGCGCCCTGGCACTACTTGGGCGCCGAGCGGGCCCGCGCCCGCTACCGGCGGCGCACCGGACAGGCGGCCAAGCACACCTTGGGCGTCAACCTGTTCGCGGTGCACATCGGCCGCACCCTGCGCCAGGTCCGGGCCCGTGACGACATCGCCGTGGTCACCGCCCGCTCCCGCTATGCGCCGTTCCTCGCCGAGGCCATCCCCCGCCTCCCGGGCGTCCGGGAGGTCGCCACCTGGAACCTCCTCCTCATCCTCCGGCGGTTGCCATGA